One window of Uloborus diversus isolate 005 chromosome 3, Udiv.v.3.1, whole genome shotgun sequence genomic DNA carries:
- the LOC129219148 gene encoding protein GVQW3-like, whose translation MNDINFEQRCAIRFFFRPGHSATETLLKLQLAYGDIVLSRAQVFRWFKAFSEGRESIEDEPRNGRPSSSRTDEHVDRIRDLVRSDRRLTVRMIGEELNLTHTTVH comes from the coding sequence ATGAATGACATCAATTTCGAGCAACGGTGTGCTATCAGGTTTTTCTTCAGACCTGGGCACAGTGCAACGGAAACTCTTCTTAAACTTCAGCTGGCCTACGGAGATATTGTTTTGTCAAGAGCCCAGGTTTTTCGGTGGTTTAAGGCATTTTCAGAAGGAAGAGAGTCGATTGAGGATGAACCACGAAACGGAAGGCCTTCATCTTCAAGAACCGATGAACATGTCGACAGAATCCGGGATCTTGTGCGTTCAGATCGTCGGTTGACAGTCAGAATGATCGGGGAAGAGTTAAATTTGACTCACACCACCGTTCATTAA